In Xyrauchen texanus isolate HMW12.3.18 chromosome 14, RBS_HiC_50CHRs, whole genome shotgun sequence, the following are encoded in one genomic region:
- the LOC127655056 gene encoding polypeptide N-acetylgalactosaminyltransferase 3-like: MVNLCFQRSQSALPQKMTFFRRLLRRRLHPWKLAIVALVFVTFLFLMQREVVSQNPQDDPWLKEIAVKRDAVFGMVMGAMNNFREAMPKMQIKAPIRQQQGEGSSACLSGFYTAAELRPVLERPPQNPSAPGASGKAFHTENLSPAEQKEKERGEEKHCFNLYASDRISLSRDIGPDTRPPECIEQTFRRCPPLPTTSVIIVFHNEAWSTLLRTVYSVLHTSPALLLKEIILVDDASTHEQLKDKLDEYLKQLHIVHVVRQRERKGLITARLLGASVATGDTLTFLDAHCECFHGWLEPLLARIADNSTAVVSPDITTIDLNTFEFMKPSPYGQHHNRGNFDWGLSFGWETLPDHEKQRRKDETYSIKTPTFAGGLFSISRDYFYHVGSYDEEMEIWGGENIEMSFRVWQCGGQLEIIPCSVVGHVFRTKSPHTFPKGTQVIARNQVRLAEVWMDDYKEIFYRRNQQAAQIAKEHSFGDVSKRVDLREKLQCKSFSWYLKNVYPEVFMPDLNPLHFGAIKNIGKEACLDAGENNEGGKSLIMYPCHGMGGNQYFEYSTHHEIRHNIQKELCLHSTDGIVKLEECQYKGYNTMTGPQQKWELREDQLFFNKGSKQCLTARQENPSLVPCNPADKYQLWLFA, encoded by the exons ATGGTGAACCTTTGTTTCCAACGCTCCCAGTCGGCTCTGCcacaaaaaatgacatttttccgCAGACTTCTGCGCAGACGACTGCACCCATGGAAGCTTGCCATTGTGGCATTAGTATTTGTGACCTTCCTGTTTCTAATGCAACGAGAAGTGGTCAGTCAGAACCCCCAAGACGATCCCTGGTTGAAAGAGATTGCAGTGAAACGGGACGCTGTTTTTGGGATGGTGATGGGTGCGATGAATAACTTCCGTGAGGCTATGCCAAAGATGCAGATTAAAGCTCCAATAAGACAGCAGCAAGGCGAGGGCAGCTCGGCCTGTCTATCTGGGTTTTACACGGCCGCCGAACTCAGACCAGTCCTGGAAAGACCCCCGCAGAACCCCAGCGCCCCGGGGGCTTCCGGAAAGGCCTTTCACACTGAGAATCTGAGTCCAGCTgagcagaaagagaaagagaggggagAGGAGAAGCATTGCTTTAACTTGTATGCCAGTGATCGGATCTCACTAAGCAGAGACATTGGGCCTGATACGAGACCTCCAGA ATGCATCGAACAGACGTTCAGACGCTGTCCACCCCTTCCAACCACAAGTGTGATCATCGTGTTCCATAACGAGGCGTGGAGTACACTACTGCGGACTGTCTACTCTGTCTTACACACCTCGCCTGCACTCCTGCTCAAAGAGATCATCCTTGTAGATGACGCCAGCACTCATG AGCAATTAAAGGACAAACTGGACGAGTATCTGAAACAGTTGCACATCGTCCATGTGGTACGTCAGCGTGAGCGAAAAGGCCTCATCACTGCTCGACTCCTTGGGGCGTCTGTGGCTACAGGAGACACCCTCACCTTCCTGGATGCCCACT GTGAATGCTTCCACGGATGGCTTGAGCCCCTGTTGGCTCGGATAGCAGATAACTCCACAGCTGTAGTGAGTCCCGACATCACCACCATAGACCTCAACACATTTGAATTTATGAAACCATCACCCTACGGACAGCATCATAACCGCGGAAATTTCGACTGGGGTCTGTCCTTTGGCTGGGAGACTCTTCCCGATCACGAAAAACAGAGGCGCAAAGATGAGACGTACTCTATAAA GACACCAACCTTTGCCGGGGGACTCTTCTCCATTTCGAGAGATTATTTCTACCACGTTGGAAGTTATGACGAGGAAATGGAGATTTGGGGAGGAGAAAATATTGAAATGTCCTTCAGG GTGTGGCAGTGTGGTGGGCAGCTGGAAATCATCCCCTGCTCTGTCGTTGGTCATGTGTTCCGCACAAAGAGCCCTCACACCTTCCCCAAAGGCACACAGGTGATCGCTCGCAACCAGGTGCGACTGGCTGAAGTCTGGATGGATGATTATAAAGAGATCTTCTACAGGAGAAACCAGCAGGCGGCTCAGATTGCCAAAGAG CATTCGTTTGGTGATGTCTCCAAGCGTGTAGATCTCCGGGAAAAGCTTCAGTGTAAGAGCTTTTCCTGGTATTTGAAGAACGTCTATCCGGAGGTCTTCATGCCCGATCTCAATCCACTGCATTTTGGCgcg ATAAAGAACATTGGAAAGGAGGCCTGTTTGGACGCTGGAGAGAATAATGAGGGAGGGAAGTCTCTGATCATGTACCCCTGCCACGGGATGGGAGGAAACCAG TATTTCGAGTATTCGACCCATCATGAGATACGACACAATATTCAGAAGGAGCTGTGTCTGCACTCGACCGATGGAATCGTCAAATTAGAGGAGTGCCAGTATAAAGGTTACAACACCATGACAGGACCTCAGCAGAAATGGGAGCTGAGAGAG GATCAGCTGTTCTTTAACAAGGGCTCAAAACAGTGTTTGACAGCTCGACAAGAGAACCCCTCTCTGGTGCCCTGCAATCCGGCAGACAAATACCAACTCTGGCTCTTCGCCTGA